From the genome of Penaeus chinensis breed Huanghai No. 1 chromosome 8, ASM1920278v2, whole genome shotgun sequence, one region includes:
- the LOC125027873 gene encoding serine-rich adhesin for platelets-like encodes MRNTLIKHNAAGGALDSSPDKGRQLPSCARTPRKCSSVGGTCVSVEEECSGQAIFDRCNNQRCTCCIECSNTPPCLRRRGECISNLVACRGRTFDGVCTSNDCTCCRKHSCGNTSRRCSAEGGTCVNLMDACEGRMEADLCSNPNCGCCVPDNGGQVQSCDTTPTKCSDVGGTCISVEEECSGRTNDELCDSRLCTCCIAHQCPATPRKCSNENGICINVQDQCNGETNHDLCRNRHCKCCMESTCVETRQCSDEQGTCIPKTESCPGTQNDQLCNNRRCTCCLGCPTTPPCQQRGGICISDKENCRGRTFDGVCTSNNCKCCRKHSCEQTTRRCSEVGGTCMNQMDACEGNFEADLCFNPNCGCCVPAVTSTSTSTSTSTSSSTSTSTSTSTSTTTSSTSSSTSTSTSTSTSTSTSTSTSTSTSTSTSTSTTTTSTSTSTSTSTSTSTSTSTTTTSTSTSTSTSTSTSTTTTSTSTSTSTSTSTSTSTSTSTSTTTTSTSTSTSTTTTSTSTSTSTSTSTTTTSTSTSTSTSTSTSTSTSTTTSTSTSTTTTSTSTSTSTTTTSTSTTTSTSTSTSTSTSTSTSTSTSTSTTTTSTSTSTSTTTTSTSTSTSTSTSTTTTSTSTSTSTSTSTTTSTSTSTTTTSTSTSTSTTTTSTSTTTSTSTSTTTSTSTSTTTTSTSTSTSTSTTTTSTSTSTSTSTSTSTSTSTTTTSTSTSTSTTTTSTSTSTTTTSTSTSTTTTSTSTTTSTSTSTSTSTTTTSTSTSTTTTSTSTSTTTTSTSTSTSTSTTTTSTSTSTTSTSTSTSTSTTTTSTSTSTTSTSTSTSTSTTTTSTSTSTSTSTSTSTTTTSTSTSTSTSTTTTSTSTSTSTSTSTSTTTTSTSTSTSTTTTSTSTSTSTSTSTTTTSTSTSTSTTTTSTSTSTSTTTTSTSTSTSTTTTSTSTSTTTTSTSTSTSTTTTSTSTSTSTTTTSTSTSTSTTTTSTSSSTTTTSTSTSTTTTSTSTSTTTTSTSTSTSTSTTTTSTSTSTSTSSSTTTTSTSTSTTTTSTSTTTTSTSTSTSTSTSTSTSTTTTSTSTTTTSTSTSTTTTSTSTSTTTTSTSTTTTSTSTTTTSTSTTTTSTSTSTTTTSTSTSTTTTSTSTTTTSTSTTTTSTTTTSTSTSTTTTSTSTSTTTTSTSTSTTTTSTSTSTTTTSTSTTTTSSSTSTTTTSSSTTTTTTTTAP; translated from the exons ATGCGTAATACTTTGATTAAGCACAACGCGGCCGGCGGTGCTCTTGATAGTTCTCCAG ATAAGGGCCGCCAGCTGCCTTCCTGTGCCAGAACACCAAGGAAATGTTCAAGTGTTGGAGGCACTTGCGTCAGCGTTGAAGAAGAATGCAGTGGGCAAGCTATCTTTGATCGATGCAATAACCAACGCTGCACCTGTTGCATAGAATGCTCTAATACCCCGCCTTGTCTGAGGAGGAGGGGCGAATGCATAAGCAACCTGGTAGCGTGCAGAGGCCGAACATTTGATGGAGTGTGCACGAGCAATGATTGCACATGTTGCCGTAAACACTCTTGTGGGAATACCTCGCGCCGGTGCTCTGCGGAGGGAGGAACCTGTGTCAACCTTATGGACGCCTGTGAAGGGAGAATGGAGGCCGACCTCTGCTCCAATCCCAACTGTGGATGCTGTGTTCCTG ATAATGGCGGCCAGGTGCAATCGTGTGACACAACACCAACGAAATGTTCAGATGTTGGAGGCACGTGCATCAGTGTTGAAGAAGAATGCAGTGGGAGAACAAATGACGAACTGTGCGACAGCCGCCTCTGCACCTGCTGCATAGCGCACCAGTGCCCTGCAACCCCCCGGAAATGTTCGAATGAAAACGGCATCTGCATAAACGTTCAAGATCAATGCAACGGGGAGACCAATCATGATCTTTGCCGTAATCGACATTGCAAATGTTGCATGGAAAGTACCTGTGTTGAAACACGCCAGTGCTCAGATGAACAAGGTACATGCATTCCTAAGACAGAATCCTGTCCTGGAACCCAAAACGACCAGCTCTGCAACAACAGACGCTGCACATGTTGCCTAGGGTGTCCTACAACCCCGCCATGTCAGCAAAGAGGTGGAATATGCATCAGTGATAAGGAAAATTGCAGAGGCCGAACATTCGATGGAGTGTGCACGAGTAACAATTGCAAATGCTGCCGTAAGCATAGTTGTGAACAAACTACGCGCCGGTGCTCTGAAGTGGGGGGAACCTGCATGAACCAAATGGACGCCTGCGAAGGGAATTTCGAGGCTGACCTCTGCTTTAACCCCAACTGTGGATGCTGCGTACCTG CTGTGACGTCCACCTCAACTTCAACGTCAACTTCAACTTCAAGTTCAACTTCTACTTCCACTTCGACTTCAACTTCCACCACCACAAGCTCCACTTCAAGCTCAACATCAACTTCCACTTCAACTTCCACCTCAACTTCCACCTCAACTTCCACCTCAACTTCCACTTCGACTTCCACTTCAACTTCTACCACTACAACTTCCACCTCAACTTCCACTTCAACTTCCACCTCAACTTCAACTTCCACTTCTACCActacaacttcaacttcaacttccacctcaacttcaacttcaacttctacCACTACAACTTCCACCTCAACTTCCACTTCAACTTCCACCTCAACTTCCACTTCGACTTCTACTTCAACTTCTACCACTACAACTTCCACCTCAACTTCCACTTCtaccactacaacttccacttccacctcaacttcaacttcaacttctaccactacaacttccacttccacttccacctcaacttccacttccacctcaacTTCAACTTCCACTACAACTTCCACTTCAACTTCCACCACTACAACTTCCACCTCAACTTCCACTTCtaccactacaacttccacttCCACTACAACTTCCACCTCAACTTCCACTTCAACTTCCACCTCAACTTCCACTTCGACTTCTACTTCAACTTCTACCACTACAACTTCCACCTCAACTTCAACTTCtaccactacaacttccacttccacctcaacttcaacttcaacttctaccactacaacttccacttccacttccacctcaacttccacttccactacaacttccacttcaacttccaccactacaacttccacctcaacttccacttctaccactacaacttccacttccactacaacttccacttcaacttccactacaacttccacctcaacttccaccactacaacttccacctcaacttcaacttcaacttccacCACTACAACTTCCACCTCAACTTCAACTTCCACCTCAACTTCCACTTCAACCTCAACTTCCaccactacaacttccacttCAACCTCAACTTCCaccactacaacttccacttccacttcaaccactacaacttccacttcaacttctaccactacaacttctacttccactacaacttccacctcaacttccacttcaacttctaccactacaacttccacttcaacttctacaactacaacttccacctcaacttctaccactacaacttccacctcaacttccacttcaacttctaccactacaacttccacttCAACTTCTACCACGTCAACTTCCACCTCAActtctacttctaccactacaacttccacttCAACTTCTACCACGTCAACTTCCACCTCAActtctacttctaccactacaactTCCACCTCAACTTCAACCTCAACTTCCACTTCAACTTCTACCACTACAACTTCCACCTCAACTTCCACTTCAACTTCTACCACTACAACTTCCACCTCAACTTCTACTTCAACTTCCACTTCAACTTCTACCACTACAACTTCAACCTCAACTTCCACTTCtaccactacaacttccacttccacctcaacttccacttcaacttctactactacaacttccacttcaacctcaacttctaccactacaacttccacttccacctcaacttctaccactacaacttccacttccacctcaacttctaccactacaacttccacttcaacttctaccactacaacttccacctcaacttccacttcaactactacaacttccacttccacctcaacttctaccactacaacttccacttccacctcaacttctaccactacaacttccacttcatcttctaccactacaacttccacctcaacttctaccactacaacttccacttcaacttctaccactacaacttccacttcaacctcaacttccacttcaaccactacaacttccacttCAACCTCAACTTCCACTTCATCTTCTACCACTACAACTTCCACGTCAACTTCtaccactacaacttccacttcaaccactacaacttccacttCAACCTCAACTTCCACTTCTACCTCAACTTCCACTTCAaccactacaacttccacttcaactaccacaacttccacttcaacttcaaccactacaacttccacttccacttcaaccactacaacttccacttcaaccactacaacttccacttcaaccactacaacttccacttcaaccactacaacttccacttcaacttcaaccactacaacttccacttcaacttcaaccactacaacttccacttcaaccactacaacttccacttCAACCACTACAACTTCAaccactacaacttccacttcaacttcaaccactacaacttccacttcaacttcaaccactacaacttccacttcaacttcaaccactacaacttccacttCAACTTCAACTACTACAACTTCCACTTCCACCACTACAACTTCCAGTTCAACTTCAACCACTACAACTTCCAGTTCAACTACAACTACCACAACGACGACGGCCCCttaa